In the Rhododendron vialii isolate Sample 1 chromosome 2a, ASM3025357v1 genome, TTTAGGGAATCGCTATGTGTTCGCTGCTGGTCCATTATGGATTATGGCCTTATGGCTCTGGGCCTACTTTCCTACTTTGGGCCCGAAACCCAATAAAAACCCCGAAAACACATGCTACGGCCTGCACTACCGTGACCTCTCCCCCCGAGAACATACGTTCGAGGCCTGCTTCCATTATTTTTATACCGATTTGGCTTCAATGGGCACGGGTTGGATGCCTTTTGAGAGGGACACAGTCCCTACATGGCTCAAAGCCGATCCATCTGAGTTTGAGGAGGATGATGACCAAAAAGAGATATGGGCTAGCTTCTTAATCTCCTGAGACCTGTTGTTCAGTCTGAGTGcccaatcaaaaaatgagaagtcCGGAGTTGAGTTCTATAATGCTGCTCAATTTGCCCGACAATACGGCTTACTTCAACTCATTCCTCTTCCTCCCTATGCATCACTGAATGTTAACTTCATACTAAGGCCTATCGTTGAACTAAAATCTTTGGAAAAAGTTAAGGATGACTTTGTCAAGGCCAAGGCTGACTTCGAACTCCTCCCTTATTCTGAATTCCCTGAGAAATCCGACGAGTTCGCTGCTTGGCAGAAAGGTTACATCAAACCCCTGTTTTCCAAGCCTGTGAAAGAAATCCTGAAGGAGATAATGCCTCCACCTCCTCCCGAGCCCAAGAAGGGTGGCTCTAAAGCCAAGACTACTTCGGCAACTTCTTCGAAATGGAGGAGTAAGCTTTGACCGCTTTTTCCTTATATAAACTATCGCCATATTTCCTTGTTCTAACAATTTCGATTGATATCGGCCTCGAAGATAAAGAAGTCGAACAACAGGAAAACGTCGCCAAGAAGGCTAAGATGCTCCCTGGATTGGCCTCAAAGGCCGTGCCTGGGAAGGGTCTTCCCCCAAAGGTATCTCAATTTTCAAGCCTTTACTATTGTTAACTTGtggattttgatttttatgCCTCTTGATCCTTGTTCAAGCCATCGAGGCAGCTATTGCTGGGCGTACAAGGGGTAGTTCTACCAAGTCCTTGGACAAAGAGGAATCTCCCCCTACGCCCGTACTCGTTTATCCCTTCTTGGCTTTAACCTCTTGTGTTTTTCTCGTCTGGTTCTAACCACTTTTCTCTTCTGAAATTAGGCCACCAAGAGAAGCACTGGTAGCGGGGTCACCAAGCCTACCCTTGCCAAAATCAAAAGGGCACAAGTCACTGTAAAAAGAAAGACCAAAAGGGGTACCTCTACTGAGGAATCGGATTCCAGTACTCTCGTCGTTCATGTAAGGCAATACTCTCCGTAGGTTCTATTTTCAGCCATTGTTAACACTAAACTCCTACTGGCCTCGGCAGGAACTTGACGACCCCGATTCTTCAGAGAAACTTGAGGGCTCTAAAGGGGAAACTCAAGCCACCTCTTCGTCCCACGAAACACAGAAAACTCACTCACTTGCCGAGAAGAAGCCCACTCTTCTTGACCTGGATGATGAATCTTTTGACAAGTTTTTTCAGACCCTGGAAGAGTTAGTGAACCCAACCATTTCAAGAACCTCTGGTAGTGGAATTGGGTCATCAACCCCAGCATCATTCACTCCCGAAGAGATCAATCAAGCTAAGGAAATCCTGAAGGCAGCCCTAAACCTGGGCATCAAATCTGCCTTCCAACCAGACCATTACCCTTCCCTTCAGAAATCGATGAACATCCTGGTCAAATCCCAGGCCTTAGGGAGCAATGCTGAATCTGCCTTACAACTCTTCCTCCGGGATCTTCCAAACCTGAAGAGGTCCTTCATGTCGGCCACCGAGAAGCGTACCCTTGCGACCTCCAAACTCACCAAGATCGATGACCTGCAGCAAGAATTGAAACAGGGGCTTGGGGCGCAGAACGAGCTCAAGGCAGAGATTGAAACGGCCAAGACTAGGCGCAAAGAGCACCTCTCGACCATCCAATCCCTAGACCAACAGTTGATCGAAGCCCGACAGCAATTGGCAGACCATGGACAGCATAAAGCCTCGCTAGCCCAGAGGAGGCAAGAACTTCTCGACGCTGCTCAAGGTCCCTTAGATGCTCTTCAGACTTTGATGGTCGAAAAACCGATAGCCGAGGCCTCAAGGGATCGAGCAGAAATAGTGATCAATGATGCCACTATGGCCTGGACGGGTCTCAAGGCCAACCTGGAAAATGAGCTCTAAACTTCACAAAACATGTAATAATCGTAGCCATGCACCCTTTTAATTTTGCTTACGATAGCCTAGCCTAAAACTCTTTTTGTCAAGCCTGAGGCTAGTCTGTTTTGTTTGTGATGTAGCCTACTATCGCCTAGGTCTTTTTGACTGTGTTTTGGCCTGCGACTCCCTTTCTGCCAggctttttgtttgtttaaacGTGGCTGACAGACTATACCTTCGGCATTTGGTTTTTCTGCTTATGTGCTTATGTCTGTGATGGCCATTTCTCATTAAAATCCCCCATCTCCCATATGGTAGGATAATAATGTTTTAAAAACTTGCCATTAATAGTATGCTTATGGACCTTACCATCCAAGTCCAGAAGGAGATACACGTTACCCCTAAAGACTTGACAGATTTGGTGGGGCCATTCCCATGTCGGAGACCATTTCCCATATTTGGAGGTCTTCGTACCTAAAGGCCACACGGTTTGCCAAACCAAATCTCCCTCTGAGAAGCTTTTCCTTCTGACCCTTTTGTCGTAGGCCTTGGCCACCCGTTGCTTTTGGACCACCATATGGTCGAAGGCTGCTAATCTCACTTCATCCAGGTTTTCCAATTCCATGAGCATGGCCTGGGAATACTCTGCTGGAGTAAGGCCATTGTGGTAGGCCCACCTTGTTGACCTAACGGTGACCTCCATTGGCACTATTGCGTCATGGCCATACACTAACACATAAGGAGTAACGTTAGTGGCCTCCCTCTTGGATGTCCTATAGGCCCACAAGGCCTTGGACAGAAGTTCATGCCGGACTTTTGGGTTCTCCTCAACCATTGTTTCCACTATCCCGATCAAGGTCTTGTTTGTAGATTCCGCTTGTCCGTTTTCTTGAGCATAGTAGGGGGTGGAATAGGATAGGGTAATGTTGTACTGGCTACAAAAGGCCTGGACCTACTTTCCGAAGAAAACCGATCCTCTATCGGCCACCAAGTGTTGGGGAATGCCAAATCGATGAATGATCTTCTCCCTTATGTCCTTGATGACATCTTGTTGGTTCACAGCTTTTAATGGGATGGCCTCGGCCTATTTAGTAAAGTAATCCGTGGCCACTAAAATAAAAGTATGATTTTTAGACGACGGTGGGTGTATCATCCCTATTAGATCCATTGCCCATCCCCTAAAAGGCCATGGCTTAATCACGGCCTGGAAGTTGGCTGCTGGCACGTGTTGAACTTGGCCATGGGCTTGGCAGGCCTGGCATCCTTTAGCATATCGGATGCAATCTTCAAGAATCCTAGGCCAATAATACCCATACCTCCTAATCAACCACCTCATTTTGACACCTGATTGGTGGGCACCACAGACACCTTCGTGTACCTCACCCATCACCCTCAAAGTTTCCACCCCGTCAAGGCATTTAAGGAGTAAGTCGTCCTCTAGACTCTTTTTGTACAGGTCATCTCCTATCAAAAGATAGCTAATGGCCCTTCTCCTAGTCTTCTTTGTTACCTTGGTACACGAGTTTTTGAGGAATGAGATGATGGGATCACGCCAACCACTCTGCCGTAGCTCACCTTCTCGTTCAGTATCCTCGATCGTTGGCCCGAGAGGCTCTACTATAAACGCTGGCAGACCTAAACCTCTCCTTCGAACAGAGGGCAACAATTTCTTCTGGACCGTTACAGCCCTAGACAAGGTGCCTGGAGAAAGTTTCAGGCCTGTTGAGGCCTGAGCTAAACTATTAGCCTCTTCGTTCATTCTCCTTGGTACGTGCCTCACCGTTACATCGTCAAAATCTTGTACGAGTTGTATTGCGGCCATATAGTAAGGTGCCAACTCCTTGCTGTAACACTTGAACGTGCCTGCTAAATGGTTTATTACAAGGCTTAAATCCCCTATTACTTCAATAGTTCCGGCTCCtaattctctcaaaatttcaagGCCTATCACCACTGCTTCATACTCAGCCTGATTATTCGTGCACTGAAAATTGAATTGGAAGGACAATTCAATTTTCAGGCCTTCAGGAGAAATTATGATAACCCCACAGCCTGATACTTCTTGCGTTTTGGATCCGTCAAAAAGCAACTTCCAAGGTTTTACAGATACCTCCATCGCGTCCAGGCCAGGGCCGACTTCATTGCTGACCTCCAAACATAGGTGATCAACCAGGAAATCTGCCAAAGCCTGGCCTTTCACCGCTTTTTGAGGAACGTAACAAAAACTAAATTCCATTAAGGCCAAGGACCACTTGCCAATTCGGCCTCTCAAGATAGGCCGAGTTAGCAAGTATTTGATTAAGTCCGTTTTACTCATGATATAAACAGAAATGGGCagcatgtagtgcctcaattttattgctgaaaagtacaaggcaagacaCAATTTTTCGATAGGAGAATTTCATTTTTCACAAAGAGTTAACAATCTACTTAAATAGTAAACCGCCTGCTCCATGCCTTGCTCATTGTCTTGGGCCAGTAAACTTCCAACCGAGTCTTCAGCCGCAGAGATATATAACTTCAATGGCTTATTCTTAATTGGAGGCATCAAGACCGGGGTTTGCGCTAGATACCCTTTGATTGCTTCAAAGGCCTCTTGATGACAGGCCTCCCAAACAAAGTCCTCTCGGTCCTTTATCCTCAGCAATGGAGAAAAGGCCTTGACTTTCCCTGCTAAGTTCGAAATAAACCCCTCAAATAGTTTAGGGATTCGAGGAGCTGCTGTAACTCCTTCTTTGTTGACGCAGATTTCGCTTCCATCAAGGCCTTCGACTTGTTCTTGTCGACCTCGATTCCCCGTTGATGAACTAAAAACCCTAGAAAGTTTCCCGCGGACACCCCAAAGGCACATTTCAAAGGATTCATCTTTAAATCGAACTCTTTCATTCTTTGAAAAGCCTTCCGGATATGTTCCAAATGCTCATCATAGGATTGAGATTTTACTACCACGTCATCAATGTAGACCTCCATGAAATGGCCGATAAAATCATGGAAAATGGCGTTCATTGCCCGTTGATACGTGGCTCCTGCATTTTTCAGGCCGAATGCCATCACAACCCACTCAAATGTCCCCAAAGCACCTGGACATCTAAATGCTGTTTTGGTGGTATCGGCCTCATCGATGAAGATCTGGTTGTAACCCGAATGCTCGTCCATAAAAGACAAAACTTTATGCTTTGCCGTTCCATCTACCATCAAGTCCGCCAATGGCATCGGGTATTCATCTTTTGGCGAAGCAAGGttcaaatttctaaaatctaTGCAAACTCGAATCTTGCCATTCTTTTTTACTACCGGGACATTATTAGAAAGCCAAGTCATGTACTTTGCCGTTCGAATGAAGCCAGTCTTAAGAAGCCTCTCGATCTCCTCTTTGACTTTAAGCTCCACCTCACTTGACATCCTTCTTGGAGGTTGCTTGAACGGCATGAATCCCGGCTGTATTGGCAGCTTGTGTTCAACCAAATCCCGTGGGAGGCCTGGCATCTCATCATAATCCCATGCAAAACAAACCTTGAACTCCGTCAAGAGCCGAATGAACTTTTCTTTTACCTCATCGGGCAAGAGCTGGTTGATTTATACAGGCCTAGGATGCTCGGAATCTCCCAAGTTGATTTCTTGCAAAGGATCCTGAACATCGGCCTTCAAATCGTCCATCTTGGCTGGGGCTGCATCTAAGTCCTCCGATTGTATCACGTTAGGGCCTTTTGCAAGGCCTTCGTCCTCATAGATGAATTCCGCTGCTCCTACTGGCGAGGGTCCTTCTTCTTCACATGATCTATACATTCTTTCCTCCATCAAGTAAGAACTAAACCGTGCAATCATGGCCTGAAGGGCCGTGTCCTCCTCTTGTTCAATCAGTCGTACTGACattggaaatggcttgagttGTGGGAGCAATCGGCCTATGGTTATCTAGGCCGACTAGCTCTTGGAAAAGCCTTCTTAACTCATCTACGGAGGCCTGTGGAGAGAGGGAAACTATTTTGCGGCGGCCATACTTGTCCAGGCCTGCTACCTTCATTAGGCCAACGTCTGGGTCATACAACATTGCTTCTGCATGGTTTGTGGAAGCAAGAAAGGGCCTATGATCTGCCCATACTACCTCGACGTCACCTTGGTTCCAGAACACTACGCATTGATGTAGGGTTGAAGGGATTGCCATGCAGGCGTGGATCCAGTCTCTTCCCAACAGGACATTGTACGACGCCCGAGAATCGACCGCGAAGAAAGGAGTGGTGAGCGTCTTGGATCCAACCGTCAACTTCATGATCAAGATACATTGGCAAGCGGTGACGCCTCTCGTGAAGTCAGTCAAGCTTGCACTGGAAGCGATAAGGTCTTGATCGGTCTTTCCTAACTTGTACATCATGGACTTAGGGATTAGGTTGGCAGCCAAACCATTATCTACAAGCAAACGATTGACCGGTATCCCATCCAAACAGCCTGAGATGTACAAGGGTTTAATGTGGTTGGCCACTTTTGAAGttggtttttcaaaaatggcaCAAGCGGCCTTTTCGGCCTGCTTCTTCTTAGCCTTCTCTTTCAAGATAATCACCGATGAGACAGCTTCCACAGGCTTGGAAGACTGTCCCAAGATCTGTGCCATCTCCCCTAATTCCTCTACGTCGCCCTCTATGACGAAAATTTGGTGCTCTTTGGCCATCGCCTCTTCTGGCAGAATGAAAACCATGTTGCAAGGCTTCGAAAGGCCTTGAGAGGGCCTAAATTCTTTGGCTAATGGGTTCAAGGCTTGCTTACCCCCCGAGGCCGATCGATCACCCAGCTTTGGAATAGGAGTATTGGCCACCGGCTCAGTCATTTGAAGGATTCTTACTTGGCGTGGAGGCTCAATAGGAGCCTCCTTTACCATTCTCTCATTGGGCTTGCGCTCCCTTCTAAGCCTAGACGTCTCGTCCTCCTCTGAACAAGAAAGACTCCTTTGAACCAGGACCTTCTCCTTGCCCTTTTTACTGCTCACGACGCCTTCTTCCTCGCGAAAATCCACCTCCATGTTACCTTGCTTCAAAGTTTCCAGGTCTTCTAAAGGATCTCCCTTAGGCATATCCTCCAAATCTATTCCTTTTTCTGCCCTCCGGGCAGCCTGCCTAAACCTTTGATAACGCCGCTTCTATGACCTAGACAAAGGCGGCTTTTCTGCAGGAAACTTAGGATGTTCAACTCTGGACCACTCGTTTAGAGGAGTGTTCTTAGGTTTCACGGTCCTAGGCCTCCTCTCTGCCGAGGAAGAGGCCTCAAATTCATAGTCACGCCTCGCTTCATTTCCTTGGCCAGACCGAAGACGTGAGAAGATGGATGG is a window encoding:
- the LOC131317076 gene encoding uncharacterized protein LOC131317076, translating into MVEENPKVRHELLSKALWAYRTSKREATNVTPYVLVYGHDAIVPMEVTVRSTRWAYHNGLTPAEYSQAMLMELENLDEVRLAAFDHMVVQKQRVAKAYDKRVRRKSFSEGDLVWQTVWPLGTKTSKYGKWSPTWEWPHQICQVFRGNVYLLLDLDGKVHKHTINGKFLKHYYPTIWEMGDFNEKWPSQT
- the LOC131317077 gene encoding uncharacterized protein LOC131317077, giving the protein MPPIKNKPLKLYISAAEDSVGSLLAQDNEQAIKLRHYMLPISVYIMSKTDLIKYLLTRPILRGRIGKWSLALMEFSFCYVPQKAVKGQALADFLVDHLCLEVSNEVGPGLDAMEVSVKPWKLLFDGSKTQEVSGCGVIIISPEGLKIELSFQFNFQCTNNQAEYEAVVIGLEILRELGAGTIEVIGDLSLVINHLAGTFKCYSKELAPYYMAAIQLVQDFDDVTVRHVPRRMNEEANSLAQASTGLKLSPGTLSRAVTVQKKLLPSVRRRGLGLPAFIVEPLGPTIEDTEREGELRQSGWRDPIISFLKNSCTKVTKKTRRRAISYLLIGDDLYKKSLEDDLLLKCLDGVETLRVMGEVHEGVCGAHQSGVKMRWLIRRYGYYWPRILEDCIRYAKGCQACQAHGQVQHVPAANFQAVIKPWPFRGWAEAIPLKAVNQQDVIKDIREKIIHRFGIPQHLVADRGSVFFGK